CGGGACGCAGTTCCACCCCGAGTACACGTCCCGGCCGGGCCAGCCGAGCCCGCCGTTTCTCGGGCTCGTCGAGGCCGTTCTCGAGCAGACCGACGAATCGGCAGCCGACGCCGACACCGATGCGGAAACGGAGGTAACCCACTGATGGTAGACACGGACACGTTCGTCCCGGACGCAGTTGCAGAGATCGAAGACGAAATCGGCGACGCGAGCGCCGTCATCGCCCTTTCGGGCGGGGTCGACTCCTCGGTCGCCGCGGCGCTCGCCTACGAGGCGATCGGCGATCGACTCACCCCGGTCTACGTCGACACCGGCCTGATGCGGAAAGGCGAGACCGTACAGATCCGCGAGACGTTCGACTACATGGAGTCGCTGCGGATCGTCGACGCGAAAGATCGGTTCCTCGACGCACTCGCGGGCGTGACCGACCCCGAGGAGAAACGCGAGGTCATCGGCGAGCAGTTCATCCGCGAGTTCGAGCGCGAGGCCACGGACGCGGGCGCCGACTACCTCGTCCAGGGGACGATCTACCCCGATCGGATCGAGAGCGAGGGCGGGATCAAGTCCCACCACAACGTGGGCGGACTCCCCGACGTCGTCGACTTCGAGGGCATCGTCGAACCCGTCCGCGACCTCTACAAGGACGAGGTTCGAGAGGTCGCACGCCACCTCGGACTGGACGAAATCGTCGCCGAGCGGATGCCGTTCCCCGGCCCGGGGCTCGCGGTGCGCGTGATCGGCGAGGTCACCGAGGAGAAACTCGAGGTCGCTCGCCACGCCTGCCACGTCGTCGAGGAGGAACTCGAGGAGTACGAGCCCTGGCAGGCCCTCGCGGCCGTGATCGGCAAGGCGACGGGCGTCAAGGGTGACAACCGCGTCCACGGCTGGGTCGTCTCCGTCCGCTCGGTCGACTCCCGGGACGGGATGACCGCCCGCGCCCAGGAGATCGACTGGCAGACGCTCCAGCGGATCCAGTCGCGGATCACCGGCCAGAACGAGAACGTCGCCCGCGTCGTCTACGACGTAACCCACAAACCGCCCGCGACGATC
This region of Halosolutus amylolyticus genomic DNA includes:
- the guaA gene encoding glutamine-hydrolyzing GMP synthase — its product is MVDTDTFVPDAVAEIEDEIGDASAVIALSGGVDSSVAAALAYEAIGDRLTPVYVDTGLMRKGETVQIRETFDYMESLRIVDAKDRFLDALAGVTDPEEKREVIGEQFIREFEREATDAGADYLVQGTIYPDRIESEGGIKSHHNVGGLPDVVDFEGIVEPVRDLYKDEVREVARHLGLDEIVAERMPFPGPGLAVRVIGEVTEEKLEVARHACHVVEEELEEYEPWQALAAVIGKATGVKGDNRVHGWVVSVRSVDSRDGMTARAQEIDWQTLQRIQSRITGQNENVARVVYDVTHKPPATIEYE